One stretch of Mastomys coucha isolate ucsf_1 unplaced genomic scaffold, UCSF_Mcou_1 pScaffold12, whole genome shotgun sequence DNA includes these proteins:
- the Snn gene encoding stannin yields MSIMDHSPTTGVVTVIVILIAIAALGALILGCWCYLRLQRISQSEDEESIVGDGETKEPFLLVQYSAKGPCVERKAKLMTANSPEVHG; encoded by the coding sequence ATGTCTATTATGGACCACAGCCCCACGACCGGGGTGGTCACAGTCATTGTCATCCTCATCGCCATAGCTGCCCTGGGAGCCTTGATCCTGGGCTGCTGGTGCTACCTGCGGCTGCAGCGCATCAGCCAGTCAGAGGATGAGGAGAGCATCGTGGGTGATGGCGAGACAAAGGAGCCTTTTCTACTGGTGCAGTACTCTGCCAAGGGGCCATGTGTGGAAAGAAAGGCCAAGTTGATGACCGCCAACAGCCCAGAAGTGCATGGCTGA